The region CATGCGCTCTCGTCGCCGCCCGGCATAATCGAAGGGCCATTGCGCGCGCCTTCTTCACCGCCCGATACACCGGCACCGATAAAGCGAATGCCTTTGGCGGCCAGCTCGCGGGTGCGGCGGGTGGAGTCGGGATAATTGGCGTTGCCGCCGTCAATGATGACGTCGCCTTGATCCAATAAAGGCACCAATTGTTCGATAAAATCATCGACCACAGTACCGGCACGCACCATCATCATGATTTTGCGCGGTTTTTCTAATTTATCGACCAAGTCTTGCAGAGAATAAGCACCAATAATATCGGTGCCTTTGGCGGCACCATTTAAAAAATCGTCTACTTTACTGGTGGTGCGGTTAAATGCTACTACTTTAAAACCGTGATCGTTCATGTTCAAAATCAGGTTTTGACCCATGACGGCCAAACCGATGACACCGATGTCGCCTTTCATTGAAGGAAGCTCCGTTATTGTTAATTTATCGGGCATTACTCTACCTGATTTACAGTGCTTTAACAATCCTTAACTTTCAAATTTTTTGAAAAGTTAGCTTAAGGTTTTTATCCGGGCTGAAAAGCCACAAACAGAACAATATTTAAAATTTAAATATAAAAAGATTATGATTACGAGCAGGCAGCTTTCTTGTGTATAACTTTTATCCCGATTATTTTTCAAAAACTTATCTAAAATAAACTCTAAGGATAAAGCGGCTTGCGGATTGTTTGCAAATGTGGATAATTTTAAAATTTTCAGACAGTCTGTGTATAAATATCAGCTTACCGACAAGCTTATGCCAACTTATTCTTGGAAAATGCGAACGCTTTGGGCTATAGTCGGTCTGTTTAAGGTTATACGTTCAATTTAAGACCATTCAGGCCGTCTGAAACATGAGAAAAGAGGAGTATGAAATGAAATCAACTTGGACATTAAGCATTTTGGCCACTTTGCTGCTGGCCGCTTGTGCACAATCTCCGGCGCCGAAACCGGCCGTGGTTTCCGCCGACACCCATTCACCGGAACAAGGTACGGGTTTGACCGAGCAGAAATTGGTGCATGCCAAAGAATTTATGGCCGCTTCGGCCAATCCGTTGGCCACCGAAGCCGGCTATGAAATCTTGAAACGCGGCGGCAGCGCGATTGACGCGATGATTGCCATGCAAACCACTTTGAGTCTGACCGAGCCGCAATCTTCCGGCTTGGGCGGCGGCGCGTTTTTAGTGTATTGGGACAACAAAGCCAAAAAACTCACCACTTTTGACGCACGCGAAACCGCACCGAAATCAGCCACACCGGAATTATTCCTAGATGCAAACGGCAAACCGCTGGCCTTTATGAAAGCCGTAGTCGGCGGCCGTTCGGTCGGCGTGCCGGGCATTCCGAAACTTTTGGAAGATACCCACAAGCGTTACGGCAAATTGCCGTGGCAAAGCCTGTTTGACAAGCCGATTCAGTTGGCCGAGCAAGGCTTTGCCGTATCGCCGCGTATGTCGCAATCAATTGAGCAAAACAAAGAATCGCTGCAACGTTATCCACAGACTGCCGCTTATTTCCTGCCCAACGGCGTACCGTTGGCCGCAGGTACCGTGTTGAAAAACCCTGAATTCGCCCAATCGGTGAAACTATTGGCCACGCAGGGCAGCGCACCGTTTTATAATGGCAAACCGGCGCAGAATATGGTGAACACCGTCACCGGCGCGGCAGACAATCCGGGGAAAATCACGCTGGCCGACTTCAAAAACTACCGCGTCATCGAGCGCACGCCGGTGTGCGCACCGTATCGTGAATACGAAGTGTGCGGCATGGACGCCCCAAGCTCGGGCGGCATTGCTTTGAGTCAGATTTTGGGCATTTTGCAAACGCAAGACATGAAAAAAACGGGTGCGGAAAATATCCACAGTTGGCGCTGGATCGGCGACGCTTCACGCGTGGCCTTTGCCGACCGTGATTACTATGTGGCCGACCCTGATTTTGTCACTGTGCCGACCAAAGCCTTAATCAGCAAATCTTATTTGGACAGCCGCGCACAAGAAATCCGCGCCGCCGATAAAGCCTTGCCGCAAATCAATGCCGGTAAATTGAGCAATCAATTTGCCGCCGGCAAGCCGGTGGAGCTGCCTTCGACCAGCCACATCGTGATTGTGGATAAAGAAGGTAACGTGGTTTCCATGACTACCTCGATTGAAAATGCCTTCGGTTCCACCTTAATGGCCAACGGCTATTTATTGAACAACGAATTAACCGACTTCGCTTTTAACCCGGCCAATGCTGAAGGCAAAGTGGTGGCCAACAGCGTGGCCGGCGGCAAACGCCCGCGTTCTTCCATGGCGCCGACCATCGTGATGAAAAACGGCAAGCCTTACATGGCGGTCGGTTCACCGGGTGGCAGCCGCATTATCGGTTATGTAGCCAAAACCTTAGTCGCGCACATCGACTGGGGCATGGATATTCAGACGGCCATTTCCCTGCCAAACATGCTCAACCGCGGCAGCACCTATGAAATTGAACAAGACACCGCTGCCGCCGCCCGTGCGCCGCAATTGGAACAGCTGGGTTATAAAGTGCAGGTGCGCGATTTGAATTCAGGCGTACAAGGCATTGTCATCGGTAAAGACGGTTTGCAGGGCGGTGCCGACCCGCGCCGCGAAGGCAAAGTGATGGGGGACTGATGAACATCTGCTTTGAATAAAACATGCCGTCTGAAAGGTTTCAGACGGCATGTTTTTATTTTATACTTTAGCGACGGATATTGTGGATAAAGGAATGGCGATGTTGGGGATTTTCATGTTGTTACTCTTTGGCAAACTGCAAGATTATTTTATCGAAAGCAGCAGCGCATGGTATTGGGCGGCAGCATTGGCGGTGTTGCAGGTGCTGATGGCTGGGTTTGGCGGTGCAACTTTGTTTGGCACACTGTTTGCGGCGGCGACTTTATTTGTGTATGCGTGGGCTTATTTTGCACTGCTGCGTTATGTGGCGGATAATTTGCCGCTGTGGTTACTTATTTTATTTTTGGGTGCGCTGGCGCCTGTCTTTGTTTCTTTTATGAGTCTGGCTTAACAAAATGCCGTCTGAAATATTTCAGACGGCATTTTTATGGATAACTATTTCAACTTTAAGCCGCGCTCGGCAATTCATGGAACGCAGCCGGTAAATCATCTTCGTGACTGAATTCTACCCACTCATAATTGCTTTCATCGGCCAAAATCACACGCAGTAAGGCATTATTGATGGC is a window of Neisseria yangbaofengii DNA encoding:
- the ggt gene encoding gamma-glutamyltransferase; amino-acid sequence: MKSTWTLSILATLLLAACAQSPAPKPAVVSADTHSPEQGTGLTEQKLVHAKEFMAASANPLATEAGYEILKRGGSAIDAMIAMQTTLSLTEPQSSGLGGGAFLVYWDNKAKKLTTFDARETAPKSATPELFLDANGKPLAFMKAVVGGRSVGVPGIPKLLEDTHKRYGKLPWQSLFDKPIQLAEQGFAVSPRMSQSIEQNKESLQRYPQTAAYFLPNGVPLAAGTVLKNPEFAQSVKLLATQGSAPFYNGKPAQNMVNTVTGAADNPGKITLADFKNYRVIERTPVCAPYREYEVCGMDAPSSGGIALSQILGILQTQDMKKTGAENIHSWRWIGDASRVAFADRDYYVADPDFVTVPTKALISKSYLDSRAQEIRAADKALPQINAGKLSNQFAAGKPVELPSTSHIVIVDKEGNVVSMTTSIENAFGSTLMANGYLLNNELTDFAFNPANAEGKVVANSVAGGKRPRSSMAPTIVMKNGKPYMAVGSPGGSRIIGYVAKTLVAHIDWGMDIQTAISLPNMLNRGSTYEIEQDTAAAARAPQLEQLGYKVQVRDLNSGVQGIVIGKDGLQGGADPRREGKVMGD